In Carnobacterium sp. CP1, the following are encoded in one genomic region:
- the opp3C gene encoding oligopeptide ABC transporter permease produces MFVPAGSLNAADNEKIAAPSLSFLQDSWRRLKKNKAAVVSLFVLIIFVILSIAAPVISPHDPNHQTVSHANLPPKIPGLNIDGLNGTQVMGNTRVDKYEQQGVPTDAYYILGTDGLGRDLLSRILHGTRVSLLIAFVAALFDLTIGVLYGLVSGWAGGKVDNAMQRLLEILSGVPNLVVVILMLLVLDPGIKSIIIALAITGWISMARVIRAQTLKLKNQEYILAAKTLGESPFKIAIKHLIPNLSGIIIIQTMFSIPAAIFFEAFLSFIGIGIPAPTASLGTLINDGYKTFRFLPHLMWYPAAVICILMISFNLLADGLRDAFDPKMKD; encoded by the coding sequence ATGTTTGTTCCAGCTGGTAGTTTAAATGCAGCAGATAATGAAAAAATAGCAGCGCCTTCTTTAAGTTTTCTACAGGATTCTTGGAGACGATTAAAGAAAAATAAAGCTGCGGTAGTTAGTTTGTTTGTACTGATTATTTTTGTTATCTTAAGTATTGCAGCTCCGGTCATTTCGCCACATGATCCGAACCACCAAACGGTTTCACATGCTAACTTGCCGCCTAAAATTCCAGGATTAAACATTGATGGTTTAAACGGAACGCAAGTTATGGGGAATACACGTGTGGACAAATACGAACAGCAAGGTGTGCCAACAGATGCTTATTATATTTTAGGAACAGATGGCTTAGGCCGTGATTTGCTTTCGCGTATCTTACACGGAACCCGCGTGTCGCTCTTGATTGCCTTTGTCGCAGCGTTATTTGACTTAACCATAGGTGTTCTTTATGGATTAGTATCAGGTTGGGCTGGCGGAAAAGTTGATAACGCTATGCAACGGTTATTGGAGATTTTATCCGGTGTGCCAAACTTAGTTGTGGTTATCTTAATGTTATTAGTCTTAGACCCAGGTATTAAATCAATTATTATCGCTTTAGCGATTACAGGTTGGATTTCAATGGCTCGGGTTATTCGAGCACAAACATTGAAGTTGAAAAACCAAGAATATATTTTAGCAGCAAAAACATTGGGAGAGTCTCCCTTTAAAATTGCTATTAAACATTTGATTCCAAATTTATCAGGGATTATTATCATTCAAACAATGTTTTCAATTCCAGCGGCTATTTTCTTTGAAGCCTTCTTAAGTTTCATTGGTATTGGTATTCCAGCACCAACGGCTTCTTTAGGAACATTGATTAACGATGGTTACAAAACATTCCGTTTCTTACCACATTTGATGTGGTATCCGGCAGCTGTTATTTGTATTTTGATGATTTCATTTAACTTGCTAGCTGATGGTTTACGTGATGCATTTGATCCAAAAATGAAAGATTAG
- a CDS encoding peptide ABC transporter substrate-binding protein, which produces MKNVKIKSFVGITLMSTLVLAACGSNDAGSKTGKDSNTTQELNLIETAEIPTMDSVLNTDTVGSTVMNNVLEGLYRLNLKNEPELAMASEDPTISEDGLTYTFKIKEDANWSNGEPVTANDFVFAWRRLVDPESASQYSYMMSGVIENAEEISAGDMAPEELGVQAIDEKTLEVQLAAEVPYFKDLLSLSMFLPQNEAYVTEKGSQYASNSDNLLYNGPFVLTDWDGTGLSWSYKKNDTYWDASTVELEQINVDVVKETSTAINLYDAGSVDTIKLSGEYVQTKEGDPDLKSEPTSSVFYFKYNQERDGKPTPLANENIRKAISMAFDKEAYAKTVLQNGSLPANGLVPAGLAKNPETDQDFREENGDLLSYDIKAAQEYMKKGLAELGEDSLKLELLSDDSENAKKSSEYMQGQLMQNLPGLEISIRSVPFNVRIDVNQRQDYDIQMAGWGADYADPINFLELFESTNSNNKASIAIPEYDALIESIGSTHINDPEQRWADMIEAEKILLDQAAIGPIYQRYNAILEKPYVKNIGTHLVGPGYSYKWASVENH; this is translated from the coding sequence TTGAAGAATGTAAAAATAAAGAGTTTCGTAGGAATCACGTTAATGTCTACTCTAGTACTTGCTGCATGTGGTTCAAATGATGCGGGTTCAAAAACTGGAAAAGATTCTAATACGACACAAGAATTGAATTTGATTGAAACGGCTGAAATCCCAACAATGGATTCTGTTTTAAATACAGATACAGTGGGCTCTACAGTCATGAACAATGTGCTAGAAGGATTGTATCGTTTGAATCTAAAGAACGAGCCAGAGCTCGCAATGGCGTCTGAAGACCCAACAATCAGCGAAGATGGTTTAACGTATACATTCAAAATCAAAGAAGACGCAAATTGGTCAAATGGAGAGCCTGTTACTGCTAACGATTTTGTTTTTGCATGGCGTCGTCTCGTAGATCCAGAATCTGCTTCACAATACTCTTATATGATGTCTGGAGTAATCGAAAATGCGGAAGAAATTAGTGCAGGGGATATGGCTCCTGAAGAGTTAGGCGTTCAAGCCATTGATGAAAAAACGTTAGAAGTTCAGTTGGCTGCAGAAGTACCGTACTTTAAAGATTTGTTGTCATTATCAATGTTCTTGCCTCAAAACGAAGCATATGTGACTGAAAAAGGAAGCCAATATGCTTCAAATAGCGACAACCTCTTGTATAACGGACCATTTGTTTTAACGGATTGGGATGGTACTGGTTTAAGCTGGTCTTACAAGAAAAATGATACTTATTGGGACGCTAGCACAGTTGAATTAGAGCAAATCAATGTAGATGTGGTTAAAGAAACATCAACTGCAATCAATTTATACGATGCAGGCAGTGTTGATACGATCAAGTTGTCAGGTGAGTATGTTCAAACCAAAGAAGGCGATCCTGATTTGAAATCAGAACCAACATCATCTGTCTTTTATTTTAAATACAACCAAGAACGTGATGGCAAACCAACACCATTAGCAAATGAAAATATCCGTAAAGCTATTTCAATGGCATTTGATAAAGAAGCCTATGCTAAAACGGTATTGCAAAATGGTTCATTGCCAGCAAATGGGTTAGTACCAGCTGGTCTAGCTAAGAACCCTGAAACAGATCAAGATTTCCGTGAAGAAAACGGCGATTTGTTAAGTTATGATATTAAAGCAGCACAAGAGTACATGAAAAAAGGTTTAGCTGAACTGGGCGAAGATTCATTGAAATTAGAATTGCTTTCAGATGATTCTGAAAATGCGAAAAAATCTTCTGAATATATGCAAGGACAACTGATGCAAAACCTTCCAGGTTTGGAGATCAGTATTCGTTCAGTGCCGTTTAACGTCCGTATTGATGTAAATCAACGTCAAGACTATGACATTCAAATGGCTGGCTGGGGAGCAGACTATGCAGATCCAATCAACTTTTTAGAATTGTTTGAAAGTACGAACTCAAATAACAAAGCAAGTATTGCTATTCCAGAGTATGACGCGTTAATTGAGAGCATCGGTTCCACACATATCAATGATCCAGAACAAAGATGGGCAGATATGATCGAAGCTGAAAAAATCTTACTTGATCAAGCAGCTATCGGACCAATTTACCAACGCTATAACGCAATTTTAGAAAAACCTTATGTTAAAAATATTGGTACACACTTAGTAGGACCTGGATACTCTTACAAATGGGCTTCTGTTGAAAATCACTAA
- the trpS gene encoding tryptophan--tRNA ligase, with amino-acid sequence MQTIFSGIQPSGIPTIGNYIGAMKQFVALQEDYNSYYCIVDEHAITMPQDRLKLREQIKSLAALYLAIGLDPEKSIIFIQSEVSAHAEAAWIVQCNTSLGELERMTQFKDKSLKNKRAGVSAGLLTYPPLMVADIILYQTDLVPVGDDQKQHLELTRDFVERFNNKYSSGQPILTLPEVKIPEEGGRIMSLQEPTKKMSKSDKNAKSFISMLDEPSIIRKKFKSAVTDSSGIIEYDPINKPGISNLLVIFSAFSGQSIDSLVTMYTGKGYGEFKDELATAVIAVMEPIQQRHAELLKSDELDLILDQGAESARKVANKTLQKMKNAVGLGRKSR; translated from the coding sequence ATGCAAACCATCTTTTCAGGAATTCAGCCTAGCGGGATTCCTACTATCGGAAATTATATTGGAGCCATGAAGCAATTTGTTGCTTTACAAGAAGACTACAATAGTTATTACTGTATCGTTGACGAACACGCTATTACAATGCCTCAAGATCGGTTAAAATTAAGAGAACAAATCAAAAGTCTCGCTGCTTTATATTTAGCTATTGGATTAGATCCTGAAAAATCGATTATCTTTATTCAATCGGAGGTTTCAGCCCATGCTGAGGCGGCTTGGATCGTTCAATGCAATACATCCCTTGGTGAGTTAGAACGAATGACTCAATTTAAAGACAAATCTTTGAAAAATAAACGTGCAGGAGTGTCTGCTGGATTATTGACTTATCCTCCTTTGATGGTTGCCGATATTATTTTATACCAAACTGACTTAGTTCCTGTCGGAGATGATCAAAAGCAACACTTAGAACTAACACGTGATTTCGTAGAACGTTTCAACAATAAATACAGTTCTGGGCAGCCTATCTTGACTTTACCTGAAGTGAAGATTCCTGAAGAAGGCGGACGTATTATGAGTTTGCAAGAACCAACAAAAAAAATGAGCAAATCTGATAAAAATGCTAAATCATTTATTTCAATGTTAGATGAGCCTTCTATTATTCGTAAAAAATTTAAAAGTGCTGTAACAGATTCAAGCGGAATCATCGAGTATGATCCGATCAATAAACCAGGTATTTCTAATCTCTTGGTTATTTTCTCTGCTTTTTCTGGCCAAAGCATTGACTCATTAGTCACAATGTATACCGGCAAAGGATATGGGGAATTTAAAGATGAATTAGCAACAGCTGTCATCGCTGTCATGGAACCTATTCAACAACGACATGCAGAACTGCTGAAATCCGACGAACTAGACCTCATCTTAGATCAAGGAGCTGAATCAGCTCGAAAAGTTGCGAATAAAACATTGCAAAAAATGAAAAACGCTGTTGGACTTGGAAGAAAATCACGTTAA
- a CDS encoding DUF3899 domain-containing protein has protein sequence MRFKLTATNLIIIILILCLISELILYQKISFLQTTNLTFMIAGAFLIIGLFWATLHSGVFDFFHYSMRRVAAIAKRKEPLVDDETELMALSRAVGTGYKYPLKVGFGLLIICLIALAGHYLF, from the coding sequence ATGAGATTTAAACTTACTGCTACTAATCTTATTATCATCATTCTTATTTTATGCTTAATTTCTGAATTGATTCTCTATCAAAAAATCAGTTTTTTACAGACAACTAATCTTACTTTTATGATTGCTGGCGCTTTTTTGATCATCGGATTATTTTGGGCTACTCTTCATTCAGGCGTTTTTGACTTCTTTCATTACAGTATGAGAAGAGTTGCTGCTATAGCAAAACGGAAGGAACCTTTGGTGGATGATGAAACTGAACTTATGGCTTTATCAAGAGCTGTTGGAACTGGTTATAAATACCCGTTAAAAGTAGGTTTTGGCTTATTGATCATTTGTCTTATCGCTTTAGCCGGTCATTACTTATTTTAA
- a CDS encoding MBL fold metallo-hydrolase, whose translation MQLTVLGYWGGYPTKNEGTSSYLLESQGFHLLIDAGSASLISLENHLDPLNLDAVLLTHYHQDHIADVGVLQYTRQLKRMDHDERRAPILPIYGHQEDQENFQRLTMERVTEGIGYQEEEPLTVGPFGIQFMKTLHPVPCFALRITEESTGKVFVFTADSGYLPEFIPFSQDADVLLADTNFFEGMENHRVHMTSIEVARIAKEANVKKLILTHLPQEGDLELLKAQAVNEAPDLPVILAEKDLVIQI comes from the coding sequence ATGCAATTGACAGTATTAGGGTATTGGGGTGGCTACCCAACGAAAAACGAAGGAACGAGTTCTTATCTTTTAGAATCTCAAGGGTTTCACTTATTGATTGATGCAGGTAGTGCATCATTGATTTCACTTGAAAATCATCTTGACCCTTTAAACTTAGATGCCGTTCTTTTAACTCATTACCATCAGGACCACATTGCTGATGTAGGTGTGCTGCAATACACAAGACAGCTCAAAAGAATGGACCATGACGAACGCAGAGCGCCTATTCTGCCGATATATGGGCACCAAGAGGATCAAGAAAACTTTCAGCGGCTAACGATGGAGAGAGTCACTGAAGGTATCGGATATCAAGAAGAAGAACCATTGACCGTCGGACCTTTTGGGATACAATTTATGAAGACTTTGCATCCTGTTCCTTGCTTCGCCTTGAGAATCACTGAAGAAAGTACAGGGAAAGTATTCGTATTTACGGCCGATTCTGGTTACTTGCCAGAATTTATTCCATTCAGTCAAGATGCAGATGTTCTTTTAGCTGATACGAATTTTTTTGAGGGGATGGAAAACCATCGTGTTCACATGACCTCGATTGAAGTTGCCCGAATTGCAAAAGAAGCAAATGTCAAAAAATTGATTTTAACTCACTTGCCGCAAGAAGGCGATTTAGAGTTATTAAAAGCACAAGCGGTCAATGAAGCACCTGATTTACCTGTTATTTTAGCTGAAAAAGATTTGGTTATTCAGATATAA
- the hemG gene encoding protoporphyrinogen oxidase, whose translation MERAKKRIVVIGGGITGLTVAYRVKQKLEKENLPFELILLEGSLKIGGKIYTMKVDDYYIDLGAESIDTRYPEALKLIEELGLEDQLIYSEGNKPDIFFYNKLHQLNYPTYKGIPIKQNDIWKDKLLTLHGKLASYKSTFFPVKKLKKDIETSTYLKRRFGDEMVEHIVEPFFSKIYASDVDRMGIKASKELAYDLELKYGSLSKGLAHHPELLDGSGNYVTFEKGLSVLTEALEEELKGHIQYSKKVLEIKKNEEGTYILDINGKEQVRVGAICIATPATEYAKLIDHQEVNELFSQIQTASIGYILFSFPKKAIKNEPKGFGIVTPRRNDSFVTSIVFLDKKWPFLKKADETLIGVNFGRNGEDTLVSLSNREIEDFIREDLKIILGITEEPNYRIVKRWPNAIPQYTASQEDEMQKISKVFRTEFPGIYIAGNGLEGFGINQCIKQGNRIGKQIVEYTKKQNCI comes from the coding sequence ATGGAGAGAGCTAAAAAAAGAATCGTTGTTATTGGTGGTGGGATAACAGGGTTGACTGTAGCTTACCGAGTTAAACAAAAACTCGAAAAAGAAAATTTACCCTTTGAATTGATCCTGTTAGAAGGATCGTTAAAAATAGGTGGAAAAATTTATACTATGAAAGTAGACGATTATTATATTGATTTAGGTGCCGAATCGATTGATACTCGTTATCCTGAAGCTTTAAAGTTGATTGAAGAACTAGGACTAGAAGATCAGTTAATTTATAGCGAAGGTAATAAACCCGATATTTTCTTTTATAATAAGCTACACCAACTGAATTATCCTACATATAAAGGGATCCCTATTAAGCAAAACGATATATGGAAAGATAAGCTGCTGACTTTGCATGGAAAGTTGGCGAGTTACAAATCGACTTTTTTCCCAGTGAAGAAATTAAAAAAAGATATTGAAACAAGCACTTACCTGAAAAGACGTTTTGGAGATGAAATGGTTGAACACATTGTTGAACCTTTCTTTTCTAAAATTTACGCTAGTGATGTAGACCGAATGGGCATCAAAGCTTCAAAAGAACTAGCCTATGATTTGGAATTAAAATACGGAAGCTTGTCAAAAGGATTAGCACATCATCCAGAATTATTAGACGGTTCTGGTAATTATGTAACGTTTGAAAAAGGTTTATCCGTTTTAACTGAAGCGCTTGAAGAAGAGTTGAAAGGTCATATTCAATATAGCAAAAAAGTATTAGAAATCAAAAAGAATGAAGAAGGAACCTATATACTTGATATCAATGGAAAAGAACAAGTACGCGTTGGAGCTATTTGTATCGCCACACCGGCCACTGAATACGCAAAGTTGATTGATCACCAAGAGGTTAATGAGTTATTTAGTCAAATTCAAACAGCTTCAATTGGGTACATTCTTTTTAGTTTTCCAAAAAAAGCTATCAAAAACGAACCAAAAGGCTTCGGAATCGTCACACCTAGAAGAAACGATTCTTTTGTTACATCAATTGTTTTCTTAGATAAAAAATGGCCTTTTTTAAAAAAGGCAGACGAAACTTTGATTGGTGTCAACTTTGGTAGAAATGGCGAAGATACCTTAGTTTCGTTGAGCAATAGGGAGATTGAAGATTTTATTCGAGAAGATCTTAAGATTATATTAGGTATTACTGAAGAGCCTAACTATCGAATTGTAAAACGTTGGCCAAACGCTATCCCTCAGTATACGGCTTCTCAAGAAGACGAAATGCAGAAAATTTCTAAAGTGTTTCGAACAGAATTTCCCGGTATTTATATTGCAGGAAATGGGCTAGAAGGGTTTGGCATCAACCAGTGCATTAAACAAGGAAATCGTATCGGGAAACAAATAGTGGAATACACGAAAAAACAAAATTGTATCTAA
- a CDS encoding ISL3 family transposase, translating into MPTSNDMRKVLDIQDKNIVFEENCVEYGQFKGKKCKFIKGRLTYIPQECMKCHIPNEQYTVYCNGTQVSRITLPMSGVHPTYLLLKKQRFKCKECQATFTAKTPLLKEQCFISNPVKAQILDKSSMAQSVKDISRQIGVSEATTQRVINEQAKNYKTHYLWLPKHLSFDEFKYANSTMAFEYIDAEKGTIIDILPSRDSRTIKDHFLSQYGLKARKKVETVTVDMNAGYVNFIPVLFPNAKIIIDRFHIVQLINRSLNLTRVTVMNQFNTSNGEDMKKYRRLKRFWKKILKKESELSYTTYTYYALFGLRLESAIVDELLGYNTVLKETYEVYQTILMALEENDYDELVKILEKDYPLISKPMKTSLKTLKKHMKHIKNTVAYKYSNGKIEGINNKIKVLNRVAYGYRNFVNYKNRILLHFNMKPAATKQKEKTLFIAAQWLP; encoded by the coding sequence TTGCCTACATCAAATGATATGCGAAAAGTACTAGATATACAAGACAAAAACATTGTTTTTGAAGAGAATTGCGTAGAATACGGTCAATTCAAGGGGAAAAAATGTAAATTTATTAAAGGTCGTTTGACCTACATTCCTCAGGAATGTATGAAGTGCCATATACCAAACGAGCAGTATACCGTCTATTGTAACGGGACGCAGGTTTCGCGCATTACTTTGCCTATGAGTGGCGTTCATCCCACCTATTTACTGCTTAAAAAGCAACGATTCAAGTGCAAAGAATGTCAGGCTACATTTACTGCGAAAACGCCTCTATTGAAAGAACAGTGTTTTATTTCAAACCCTGTAAAAGCACAAATTTTAGATAAATCCTCTATGGCTCAATCTGTAAAAGATATCTCTCGTCAAATTGGAGTCTCTGAAGCAACGACACAGCGCGTTATTAACGAGCAAGCCAAGAACTACAAAACCCACTATCTCTGGCTTCCTAAGCATCTTTCGTTTGACGAGTTTAAGTACGCCAATAGCACAATGGCTTTTGAATACATAGATGCCGAAAAAGGAACGATCATTGATATTTTACCTTCTCGAGACAGCCGAACGATAAAAGACCATTTCCTTTCACAGTATGGCCTAAAGGCCAGAAAAAAAGTAGAAACCGTTACAGTCGATATGAATGCTGGTTACGTCAATTTTATTCCCGTTCTTTTTCCAAACGCCAAGATCATCATTGATCGTTTTCATATTGTCCAGCTGATCAATCGTTCATTGAACCTTACAAGGGTAACGGTCATGAATCAATTTAACACCTCAAATGGAGAAGACATGAAAAAATACCGTCGATTAAAACGGTTTTGGAAAAAAATCCTAAAGAAAGAATCTGAACTGTCTTATACAACCTATACTTATTATGCTTTATTTGGTCTACGCTTAGAATCAGCGATCGTCGACGAACTGTTGGGCTACAACACCGTTCTGAAAGAGACTTATGAGGTGTATCAAACGATTCTAATGGCTCTTGAAGAGAATGACTATGATGAGCTAGTAAAGATTTTAGAAAAAGATTATCCACTTATTTCAAAACCAATGAAGACAAGCCTCAAAACATTGAAAAAGCATATGAAGCACATAAAAAATACCGTTGCCTATAAGTATTCAAACGGAAAAATTGAAGGAATCAACAATAAGATCAAAGTTCTTAACCGTGTAGCCTACGGCTACCGAAACTTCGTAAACTATAAAAATCGCATTCTTCTGCATTTTAATATGAAACCAGCGGCTACTAAACAGAAAGAAAAAACACTTTTCATAGCAGCTCAATGGCTACCATGA
- a CDS encoding lipoate--protein ligase produces MYFVANERNGQEISDPRINLAIETFLLKHLTLDEPILLFYINEPSIIIGRNQNTIEEINTDYVEKNNIHIVRRLSGGGAVYHDFGNLSFCFITKDDGNSFRDFGKFTEPVIQSLHKMGVEGAALEGRNDLVIDGQKFSGNAMYSTNGRMTAHGTLMFDSDVEAVVGALKVRKDKIESKGIKSIRSRVTNIRPYLSDDYQYITTKEFRDKLLLNIFEVDSREDVKEYKLTEEDWEKIEEISAEYYRNWDWNYGKSPKFELIRRHRFPIGSVEFQMNIDKGHIQNVRIYGDFFGLGEISDVEKKLTGIKYEPKEIAAVLDTIDIKHYFGNITKEELVHLIY; encoded by the coding sequence ATGTATTTTGTCGCAAACGAACGCAATGGACAAGAAATTTCGGATCCACGTATCAACTTAGCCATCGAAACTTTTTTATTGAAACACTTAACTTTGGATGAACCCATCTTGCTTTTTTATATAAATGAGCCGTCTATTATCATTGGACGAAATCAAAATACGATTGAAGAGATCAACACGGATTATGTTGAAAAAAATAATATCCATATTGTTCGCCGATTATCAGGAGGAGGAGCAGTTTACCATGATTTTGGAAATTTATCCTTTTGTTTTATTACAAAAGATGACGGCAATTCGTTCCGCGATTTTGGCAAATTTACTGAACCGGTTATTCAATCGCTTCATAAAATGGGAGTAGAAGGAGCCGCTTTAGAAGGCCGCAATGATTTAGTGATCGACGGACAGAAGTTCTCTGGAAACGCGATGTATTCAACGAATGGCCGCATGACAGCTCATGGTACGCTAATGTTTGACAGTGATGTGGAAGCAGTTGTGGGAGCGTTGAAAGTTAGAAAAGATAAAATAGAATCTAAAGGAATCAAGTCGATCAGAAGCCGAGTTACCAATATTCGTCCTTATCTGTCGGATGATTATCAATACATTACAACGAAAGAATTCCGTGATAAGTTGTTATTAAATATTTTTGAGGTTGATTCGCGAGAAGATGTTAAAGAATATAAATTAACAGAAGAAGATTGGGAGAAAATCGAAGAAATTTCCGCCGAATATTACCGAAATTGGGACTGGAATTACGGAAAATCACCGAAATTTGAATTGATTCGTCGTCATCGTTTCCCAATTGGTTCAGTTGAGTTTCAAATGAATATCGATAAAGGCCACATTCAAAATGTCCGTATTTATGGAGACTTCTTTGGTTTAGGAGAAATTTCAGACGTTGAAAAAAAATTAACGGGGATTAAGTACGAACCTAAAGAAATTGCAGCAGTTTTAGACACAATTGACATTAAGCATTATTTTGGCAATATCACAAAAGAAGAGCTAGTGCACTTGATTTATTAA
- the opp3b gene encoding oligopeptide ABC transporter permease produces MKSYAKFLGKRILYMFLTLFLIASITFFLMKLLPGTPYSNQDKLSEEQIFIMNEKYGLNEPVPVQYLVYITGLLKGDLGVSFQFNNTPVTELLSTRVGPSMQLGIQAVVLGTVLGIILGVIAAMNQNTWIDTTATFTAILGRSIPNFVIAVLLQLIFGVYLKWFPIALWNDGFQSSVLPTLALAISPLADSARFIRTEMVEVLGSDYVELARAKGLSRWIVAFKHGVRNALIPLVTILGPMAVGLMTGSMVVENIFAIPGIGEQFVKSIMTNDYPTIMGVTVLYSAMLVGIILVVDILYGVIDPRIRVATEGGDN; encoded by the coding sequence ATGAAAAGTTATGCTAAATTTCTTGGGAAACGTATCTTGTATATGTTTTTGACATTATTCTTAATTGCATCGATCACATTCTTCCTGATGAAGCTCTTACCCGGTACTCCATACAGTAACCAGGATAAATTATCAGAGGAACAAATCTTTATCATGAATGAAAAATATGGACTAAATGAACCTGTTCCGGTTCAATACTTAGTTTATATAACCGGCTTATTGAAAGGAGATTTAGGTGTTTCTTTTCAATTCAATAACACTCCTGTAACAGAATTGCTGTCTACGCGGGTAGGGCCATCCATGCAGCTGGGGATTCAGGCGGTAGTCTTAGGAACGGTCTTAGGGATTATCTTAGGGGTTATAGCCGCTATGAATCAGAATACTTGGATCGATACAACAGCTACCTTTACAGCAATCTTAGGGCGGTCGATACCAAACTTTGTTATTGCAGTACTGTTACAGCTGATTTTTGGAGTTTACTTAAAGTGGTTCCCGATCGCTTTGTGGAATGATGGATTTCAGTCATCTGTCTTACCGACCTTAGCACTCGCCATTTCGCCTCTTGCAGATTCGGCTCGTTTTATTCGAACTGAGATGGTAGAGGTTCTTGGCAGTGATTATGTCGAATTGGCACGAGCTAAAGGTTTGAGCCGATGGATCGTAGCTTTTAAACACGGTGTTCGGAATGCCTTGATTCCTTTGGTAACCATTTTGGGGCCTATGGCTGTCGGTTTAATGACCGGTTCAATGGTTGTTGAAAATATTTTTGCTATTCCAGGGATTGGTGAACAATTCGTTAAATCAATTATGACTAATGACTATCCTACGATCATGGGTGTAACAGTTTTATACTCTGCAATGCTTGTAGGCATTATCTTAGTAGTGGATATTCTTTACGGAGTAATAGATCCACGTATTCGTGTTGCAACTGAAGGAGGGGACAATTAA
- a CDS encoding M42 family metallopeptidase: MEEKELRMLKRLTDAKGVPGNEKQVRDIFVEYAGKSADSIVFDGLGSVIAKHVGDKSGPKILFAGHLDEVGFMVTTITEEGFIKFQPLGGWWAQVMLAQQVEITTSKNAVLHGVIGCKPPHVLTAEVRNKAYDIKDMFIDIGASSKEEANSWGVKPGDMITPYIEFKRLNHSKFLLAKAWDNRIGTAVTLKVLENLQKEGHPNKAFAVGNVQEEVGLRGAKTATHLVDPDIAFALDTGTAGDTPGMTPKEADSKLGQGPQIIIYDASMVAHKGLRDFVVNVAEELAIPFQYTVIAGGGTDAGSQHVTRNGVPALAITVATRYLHSHTSVIHEDDYLNTVKLVTEVVKRLDNETVKKIKFG; encoded by the coding sequence ATGGAAGAAAAAGAATTAAGAATGCTAAAAAGATTGACTGATGCAAAAGGCGTACCTGGGAATGAAAAGCAAGTACGCGATATTTTCGTTGAATATGCTGGAAAATCAGCTGATTCTATCGTTTTTGATGGTTTAGGAAGTGTGATAGCTAAACATGTCGGTGATAAATCAGGGCCTAAGATATTGTTTGCTGGGCATTTAGATGAAGTTGGGTTTATGGTCACAACGATTACAGAAGAAGGGTTTATCAAGTTTCAACCGCTTGGCGGGTGGTGGGCACAAGTTATGCTAGCTCAACAAGTCGAGATCACAACTTCAAAAAATGCTGTTTTACATGGAGTGATCGGCTGCAAGCCGCCGCATGTATTGACGGCTGAAGTGCGTAATAAAGCCTATGATATCAAAGATATGTTTATTGATATCGGTGCTTCTAGCAAAGAAGAAGCGAATTCTTGGGGCGTAAAACCGGGCGATATGATAACCCCATATATTGAATTTAAACGTTTGAATCACTCGAAATTTCTCTTGGCAAAAGCTTGGGATAATCGGATTGGTACTGCTGTAACCTTAAAAGTATTAGAAAATCTGCAAAAAGAAGGACACCCCAATAAAGCATTTGCTGTAGGAAATGTACAAGAAGAAGTCGGTTTACGCGGCGCAAAAACAGCTACTCATTTGGTTGATCCTGATATTGCTTTTGCACTTGATACGGGAACAGCTGGAGATACACCTGGAATGACTCCTAAAGAAGCAGATTCAAAACTAGGACAAGGTCCTCAGATCATTATTTATGATGCATCAATGGTTGCCCATAAAGGCTTGCGAGACTTTGTTGTCAATGTAGCTGAAGAGTTAGCTATTCCTTTTCAATATACGGTAATTGCCGGTGGCGGAACGGATGCAGGCAGTCAACACGTAACAAGGAATGGAGTTCCGGCTTTGGCTATCACAGTAGCGACTCGGTATTTACACTCACATACTTCGGTTATCCACGAAGATGATTACTTAAACACAGTCAAACTGGTTACAGAAGTCGTTAAACGATTAGACAATGAAACAGTTAAAAAAATTAAATTTGGGTAA